One genomic window of Punica granatum isolate Tunisia-2019 chromosome 1, ASM765513v2, whole genome shotgun sequence includes the following:
- the LOC116188557 gene encoding uncharacterized protein LOC116188557 isoform X1 encodes MKYPTAMVFQALNSSSAPLRHSFLPHHQTPLSFLCPSLNVPGGFRPCNARFGLRRKRSSMTVSASSKLSLGSNTDRKRKVVEHICLLKAKDNIPEKEENNMLDYLYTSQYQMGGIVAISLGQITDQNNERYTHAVFMRFQRKGDLLKFYENPFYLKVLEKHVMPHCHGLINVDYEAEVEDDMLPIFRKGEEFNFGEEFVLLISFVDSALGGPAEDALASLQKLTKEFPSLIVQLTQGLNFHPSNKEFTHGIVIRFRSIEALEIFFGSSEYKDMWRSKFEPITQKTLALHFSVNPIGTEIM; translated from the exons ATGAAGTACCCGACAGCAATGGTCTTCCAAGCCCTGAACTCGAGCTCCGCTCCTTTACGCCATTCCTTCCTTCCCCACCATCAAACCCCTCTATCATTTCTCTGCCCGTCATTGAATG TTCCTGGAGGGTTCAGACCATGCAATGCTCGCTTTGGGCTGAGGAGAAAGAGGTCGAGTATGACAGTGTCGGCTTCTTCCAAGCTCAGTTTGGGCTCTAACACGGACAGGAAGAG AAAAGTGGTGGAGCACATATGCCTACTCAAAGCAAAAGACAACATACCTGAGAAGGAAGAGAACAATATGTTGGATTATCTATACACATCTCAATACCAGATGGGCGGCATTGTAGCGATATCATTAG GACAAATTACGGACCAAAACAATGAAAGATATACGCATGCAGTCTTTATGCGATTCCAGAGGAAGGGAGACCTTCTGAAATTCTATGAGAACCCTTTCTACTTGAAGGTCCTCGAAAAACATGTTATGCCTCACTGCCAT GGATTAATCAATGTCGATTATGAAGCCGAAGTGGAAGATGATATGCTCCCCATATTTAGGAAAGGAGAG GAGTTCAATTTCGGTGAGGAATTTGTTCTTTTGATCTCATTCGTAGATAGTGCCCTTGGGGGACCTGCAGAAGATGCATTGGCTTCTCTGCAGAAGTTGACTAAGGAATTCCCATCTCTAATAGTTCAATTGACTCAAG GTCTAAACTTCCATCCAAGTAACAAGGAATTCACACATGGGATCGTAATACGATTTCGGTCAA TTGAGGCCTTGGAAATTTTCTTTGGGTCCTCAGAATACAAAGAT ATGTGGAGGTCCAAGTTTGAGCCGATCACCCAGAAAACACTTGCTCTTCATTTTTCAGTCAATCCCATTGGAACAGAGATTATGTAA
- the LOC116188557 gene encoding uncharacterized protein LOC116188557 isoform X2 yields MKYPTAMVFQALNSSSAPLRHSFLPHHQTPLSFLCPSLNVPGGFRPCNARFGLRRKRSSMTVSASSKLSLGSNTDRKRKVVEHICLLKAKDNIPEKEENNMLDYLYTSQYQMGGIVAISLGQITDQNNERYTHAVFMRFQRKGDLLKFYENPFYLKVLEKHVMPHCHGLINVDYEAEVEDDMLPIFRKGEEFNFGEEFVLLISFVDSALGGPAEDALASLQKLTKEFPSLIVQLTQGLNFHPSNKEFTHGIVIRFRSNVEVQV; encoded by the exons ATGAAGTACCCGACAGCAATGGTCTTCCAAGCCCTGAACTCGAGCTCCGCTCCTTTACGCCATTCCTTCCTTCCCCACCATCAAACCCCTCTATCATTTCTCTGCCCGTCATTGAATG TTCCTGGAGGGTTCAGACCATGCAATGCTCGCTTTGGGCTGAGGAGAAAGAGGTCGAGTATGACAGTGTCGGCTTCTTCCAAGCTCAGTTTGGGCTCTAACACGGACAGGAAGAG AAAAGTGGTGGAGCACATATGCCTACTCAAAGCAAAAGACAACATACCTGAGAAGGAAGAGAACAATATGTTGGATTATCTATACACATCTCAATACCAGATGGGCGGCATTGTAGCGATATCATTAG GACAAATTACGGACCAAAACAATGAAAGATATACGCATGCAGTCTTTATGCGATTCCAGAGGAAGGGAGACCTTCTGAAATTCTATGAGAACCCTTTCTACTTGAAGGTCCTCGAAAAACATGTTATGCCTCACTGCCAT GGATTAATCAATGTCGATTATGAAGCCGAAGTGGAAGATGATATGCTCCCCATATTTAGGAAAGGAGAG GAGTTCAATTTCGGTGAGGAATTTGTTCTTTTGATCTCATTCGTAGATAGTGCCCTTGGGGGACCTGCAGAAGATGCATTGGCTTCTCTGCAGAAGTTGACTAAGGAATTCCCATCTCTAATAGTTCAATTGACTCAAG GTCTAAACTTCCATCCAAGTAACAAGGAATTCACACATGGGATCGTAATACGATTTCGGTCAA ATGTGGAGGTCCAAGTTTGA